The proteins below come from a single Limnobaculum xujianqingii genomic window:
- a CDS encoding GNAT family N-acetyltransferase yields the protein MIRLQNINLTSPEAIQKLANNHAIAVNLRDAFPYPYAIEDAITFLGLAESGVLGHVFGIYEDNTFVGCGSLIPQHDVYRINAEIGYWIGEPYWGKGYATETVRLLLNFAFETLNLLRVYANIYEYNIGSMKVLEKVGFEKEAVIKSSVIKEGKIIDEHLYSIRKT from the coding sequence ATGATACGATTACAAAATATAAACCTAACTTCTCCTGAAGCAATACAGAAATTAGCTAATAATCACGCAATCGCTGTAAACCTACGGGATGCGTTTCCATATCCTTATGCGATTGAGGATGCTATTACATTTCTCGGTTTAGCCGAAAGTGGTGTATTAGGGCATGTTTTCGGAATATATGAGGACAATACATTTGTCGGTTGTGGTAGTTTAATACCACAACATGACGTATATCGTATTAATGCAGAGATAGGATATTGGATTGGAGAACCCTATTGGGGGAAAGGCTATGCTACTGAAACAGTAAGGCTATTATTAAATTTTGCTTTTGAAACACTTAACTTATTGAGGGTTTATGCAAATATTTACGAGTATAATATAGGTTCAATGAAAGTGTTAGAAAAAGTGGGTTTTGAAAAAGAGGCTGTTATTAAATCCTCAGTAATAAAAGAGGGGAAAATAATTGATGAACATTTATACAGTATAAGAAAAACATGA